The following DNA comes from Anastrepha obliqua isolate idAnaObli1 chromosome 1, idAnaObli1_1.0, whole genome shotgun sequence.
GTTGGAAGATGAGCGAAATGACAGTGAAAGTAATGAATCGACTGTTCCTGCTGATGGTAAGGAAAAGAAgtataaacataaacataagaagaaaaagaaacacaaGCATAAAGATGAAAAGGACAAAGAACGGGATAAAAACAAAGATAAAGGTAAGAAGGACAAAGACAAATCCAAAGACAGGCTAAAAAGCAAAGAGAAGTCAGTTGAAAAGTATAAAGTCAACACGAGAAAGTCAACCCCGCCAAGAAGCGCTAAAACTGAGCTGGAGGATGATCGTCGTAATAACAAATCACGCAAAAGACATATCGATTCAGATAGTTATAATGATCCAGTTTCGGTAAAGAAGAGTCGTAGCGCAGATGGTCCGAATCCCTTTCGTAGCTATTCGAGAGACCGTAGACACGAAAATGATAAGCATAATGAAAGAGATCGTCCAAATTACAAGCATAGAAATAGAGATCTTGAGAAAGATAAGGACAAAGAAAAAGTAAAGGATCGTAAACATAATAGTTTTTACAATGGTTGTCCCGAATATGAATCGTCAAAGAAGGCAGTAAAAATCAAAGAGGAGCCTAAGGACGTAACGCACAAACGTGACAATTACGACGGACATATTTCCGAAATTTCACTTTCTGATGATGAGGAAGATTATCTGAAGGAGAGTCATGTCAGCACGGAGTCGAAGAATCATCACATCAACGAACGGCCACACAATAGTTTCTACGCGGGATTGAAGCGTAGTCGGAGCCGAGATCAAGATAGAGATCGTAACCGTGATCGTGAACGAGAGCGCGAAAGAAACTACCGCGGGGACGGACGAAGCCACATCAAGCGCCCCAGCCGCAGCCGCGGTCGTTCGCGCTCCCGTTCACGTGATTTAGGTATCGACAAGAAACGACTACTCGAAATAGCACGTAAAAATGCCATCAGTATGTTCAAACGCGGGAACTTGCCCGGCTGTGACGGCATGTCACAGGAAGTGAAGGACAAAGTATTGCTAAAAATGCGTTACGGCGGAAAGACTGTGCAGGATCTTAcggatttttgtaaaaaaatttcaaacggcGAAAATCTATCAGATCTCAGCTCCGACGAAGATTCCGACGTTGATAAAAGTGGTAATACGAAAGCATTTCATCATCCCTTCCAGCTAAAAGAACGCGAGCCTATCGTCATGCACATACGGAATGCCACAACATTGCCGGTACGACCAACGTCAACCGATCAGGTGAAGGCCATAACGATGCAGTTTCCTGTTTCGTCCGGACAGCAGCATCGAATGACTGAAGCTTGGGTGCCAGTGGTACCAAAAGATAATTTACCACCGTTACCAGCATTGCCGACTGCTGCACAAGCAACTACCATATTTAAGCCGGGTGTTGTTAAGAATGTCTTTGAGAAGCCCATACCAGAAGAGCAACAAAAACCAGCATTCAAACAGGTAGAACCAGCGTCTACAAGTGGTAGTGCCGAAACTAATGGTGCTCTGCCAAATGTGAATGGAGAAGCTGCAGTGGCACCCACAATGTTACCCACGACGTCACCTATAACGTTACCCACAACGTTACCTACACCGGTACTACTACCACCACCTGCGGCTAAACCTAACATAGATACATCAATCGCCAGTAAACCATTCTTTGCTGTGCCGCAACAGAGTGTAGCTGTTGGAGGGCCTCAACCTATGGTGAGTTATTCACCAACAATGGCAGCTCTCTTACCACCGTTAACTGTGCCACCGCCAACAATGCAACAGGCTTTTGTGCCTGATGTACCTGTTCCATCAAGCACAGATGCTATGGGTGTGGTCAACAGTGT
Coding sequences within:
- the LOC129250419 gene encoding protein Son, which encodes MPEEQKDSGKDSDTRVPSTVQQVKVKQEKFDPEIEAKINAISIANVVVKSEFDKEKKNSQLDIEYEFERNEKSENESEYGGGNDGNSVDDNGDENDNKYGCNDGDSNMTGASLDEDKKSIAPVKSSNEILAELFKVFNAAPPEELLDDESLLKKNHKHKKDKKEKKTKVKRVKGLLEDERNDSESNESTVPADGKEKKYKHKHKKKKKHKHKDEKDKERDKNKDKGKKDKDKSKDRLKSKEKSVEKYKVNTRKSTPPRSAKTELEDDRRNNKSRKRHIDSDSYNDPVSVKKSRSADGPNPFRSYSRDRRHENDKHNERDRPNYKHRNRDLEKDKDKEKVKDRKHNSFYNGCPEYESSKKAVKIKEEPKDVTHKRDNYDGHISEISLSDDEEDYLKESHVSTESKNHHINERPHNSFYAGLKRSRSRDQDRDRNRDRERERERNYRGDGRSHIKRPSRSRGRSRSRSRDLGIDKKRLLEIARKNAISMFKRGNLPGCDGMSQEVKDKVLLKMRYGGKTVQDLTDFCKKISNGENLSDLSSDEDSDVDKSGNTKAFHHPFQLKEREPIVMHIRNATTLPVRPTSTDQVKAITMQFPVSSGQQHRMTEAWVPVVPKDNLPPLPALPTAAQATTIFKPGVVKNVFEKPIPEEQQKPAFKQVEPASTSGSAETNGALPNVNGEAAVAPTMLPTTSPITLPTTLPTPVLLPPPAAKPNIDTSIASKPFFAVPQQSVAVGGPQPMVSYSPTMAALLPPLTVPPPTMQQAFVPDVPVPSSTDAMGVVNSVFPNQYGPQMDVSSIISKRLLAMRRLQENPMDPEAIKMMYNSQKDMTSWVSSKHLPGQFTGSTGANVLSMRELSSGPQAWARRDQLITSRPVSGGMGMQLLQKMGWKPGEGLGRDKTGSLQPLLLDVKLDKHGLVAREDNTAYKQKLCKKQRPQNDVQQQQALLEKHPVCLLNELTSKRKWTPPLYTLVNEAGPSHSRMFLFSVSINGHTYTPSQGSNTKKEAKLISARHCLQQMGILPM